The segment CTGCGGGGCGGTGGCCGAGCGCGGCAAAGGCGTGGCCAAGGAATTCAAGGTCGGCACCACCGTGGTGTCGTTCCCGCTGCTGCGGGCAAACGGCGGCGTGCACTTGACGGGCCTCTCGCCGCTGGCCCCGGGCGGTTATGCCGAACAGGTACTTGGCGAGGCCGCCATGAGCTTCGTGGTACCCAACGGGCTCGACGTGGACACTGCCGCGCTCACCGAACCGATGGCGGTCGCGCTGCACGCGGTACGGCGCAGCGAGATCGCGCGTCGCGACACCGCGATCGTGATCGGCTGCGGCCCGGTCGGGTTGGCCGTCATCTGCCACCTCAAGGCCAAGGGGGTGGCCACCATCATCGCCAGCGACTATTCACCGACCCGCCGCGCGCTTGCCGCGCGCTGCGGCGCCCATGTGGTGGTCGATCCCGCGCAGGATTCGCCATACGACCGGGCCGCCGCGAAGAAGGGGGTCATCACCGCCGCCCCCGATCTGTATGAACTCGGTATGGGCTCGATGGAGAAGTTGCGCAAGGTTCCGGGCTGGGCCCATCTCTACCGGCTGGCCGACAAGCTGGGGGCGGCCGGCCCCAAGAGCCCGGTGATCTTCGAGTGCGTCGGGGTGCCGGGCATGATCGACGGCGCCGTCGCCGCCGCGCCGGTGGCCAGCAAGGTGATCGTGGTCGGGGTCTGCATGGGCGATGACCGGTTGCGCCCGGCGATGGCCAACGGCAAGGAGATCGATCTGCGATTCGTCTTCGGTTACACCCCGCTGGAGTTCCGGGACACCCTGTACCTGCTGGCCGACGGCAAGGTCGACGCCTCGGCGCTGGTCACCGGCACGGTCGGCCTGAACGGGGTGGCGGCCGCGTTCCGGGCGCTGGGGGACCCGGAGTCGCAGGCCAAGATCCTGATCGATCCGCGCAGTGCGGCCGTTGAGCCGGCTTCGCCTGCTGCTTGAAAGCTGTTCACCGGCAGTTCTTTTCGGTCGTGACTTTGGTCAAATGCGGCGTGTGCCAACCACGTTGGTGCGCGCCGTATGCGACAGTCGAGACATCATGGCGAGCAGAGTGGGGCGCAACATGACATGGCGTGACCCGTTGTCATTGTCGTTCGAGGTGCATCGCCGGGTGTTGTTGGCCCGCCTGCGCCGCCACCAGCGGCGTCAGGCGGCCTCGGCGCCGCCGTCGCGGCTGTCCTGAGCGGAGTCCGCCGACCGGGCCGGTGACTGGGCCGTCTTCGGGCCGGTCCGGTTGCCGCCGAAC is part of the Mycobacterium adipatum genome and harbors:
- a CDS encoding zinc-binding dehydrogenase, whose amino-acid sequence is MKAVSCVSGELSVVDIPAPRPAPGQLLLDVRRCGICGSDLHAKDHADELTEVMEAVGYPDFMRGDTPTVMGHEFCGAVAERGKGVAKEFKVGTTVVSFPLLRANGGVHLTGLSPLAPGGYAEQVLGEAAMSFVVPNGLDVDTAALTEPMAVALHAVRRSEIARRDTAIVIGCGPVGLAVICHLKAKGVATIIASDYSPTRRALAARCGAHVVVDPAQDSPYDRAAAKKGVITAAPDLYELGMGSMEKLRKVPGWAHLYRLADKLGAAGPKSPVIFECVGVPGMIDGAVAAAPVASKVIVVGVCMGDDRLRPAMANGKEIDLRFVFGYTPLEFRDTLYLLADGKVDASALVTGTVGLNGVAAAFRALGDPESQAKILIDPRSAAVEPASPAA